In Streptomyces sp. NBC_00878, a single window of DNA contains:
- the aceE gene encoding pyruvate dehydrogenase (acetyl-transferring), homodimeric type, with protein MASGPDRNPIIIGGLPSQVPDFDPEETQEWLDSLDAAVDQRGRERARYLMLRLIERARERRVAVPEMRSTDYVNTIATKDEPFFPGNEEIERKILNATRWNAAVMVSRAQRPGIGVGGHIATFASSASLYDVGFNHFFRGKDEGDGGDQIFFQGHASPGIYARAFMLDRLSERQLDAFRQEKSKAPDGLSSYPHPRSMPDFWEFPTVSMGLGPLGAIFQARMNRYMEARGIANTSKSHVWAFLGDGEMDEPESLGQLSIAAREGLDNLTFVVNCNLQRLDGPVRGNGKIIQELESQFRGAGWNVVKLVWDRSWDPLLAQDRDGVLVNQLNTTPDGQFQTYATETGAYIREHFFGHDSRLRAMVENMTDDQILHLGRGGHDHRKVYAAFAAAKAHKGQPTVVLAQTVKGWTLGPNFEGRNATHQMKKLTVADLKGFRDRLHLPISDKELESGAPPYYHPGRNSEEIQYMHDRRKGLGGYVPTRVVRSKPLALPEDKTYASVKKGSGQQSIATTMAFVRLLKDLMRDKEIGKRFVLIAPDEYRTFGMDSFFPSAKIYNPLGQQYEAVDRDLLLAYKESPTGQMLHDGISEAGCTASLIAAGSAYATHGEPLIPVYVFYSMFGFQRTGDQFWQMADQLARGFVLGATAGRTTLTGEGLQHADGHSQLLASTNPGCVAYDPAYGFEIAHIVQDGLRRMYGSSDEHPHGEDVFYYLTVYNEPIQHPAEPEGVDVDGILKGIHRYAAGTSGSIPAQIMASGVAVPWAVEAQRILAEDWNVRADVWSATSWNELRREAVEVERHNLLHPEEEQRVPYVTRKLSGAQGPFVAVSDWMRSVPDQISRWVPGTYQSLGADGFGFADTRGAARRFFHIDAESIVVGVLTELAREGKVDRSALKQAIDRYQLLDVAAADPGAAGGDA; from the coding sequence GTGGCTTCCGGACCCGATCGCAACCCGATCATCATTGGCGGCCTTCCGAGTCAGGTCCCTGACTTCGATCCAGAAGAGACCCAGGAGTGGCTCGACTCCCTCGACGCCGCCGTCGACCAGCGTGGCCGGGAGCGGGCCCGCTATCTCATGCTGCGGCTGATCGAGCGGGCCCGCGAGCGGCGCGTGGCCGTGCCCGAGATGCGCAGCACGGACTACGTCAACACCATCGCCACCAAGGACGAGCCGTTCTTCCCGGGCAACGAGGAGATCGAGCGCAAGATCCTCAACGCGACCCGCTGGAACGCGGCCGTGATGGTGTCCAGGGCCCAGCGCCCCGGTATCGGCGTCGGCGGCCACATCGCCACCTTCGCGTCCTCCGCCTCCCTCTACGACGTGGGCTTCAACCACTTCTTCCGGGGCAAGGACGAGGGCGACGGCGGCGACCAGATCTTCTTCCAGGGACATGCCTCCCCCGGCATCTACGCCCGCGCGTTCATGCTGGACCGGCTGAGCGAGCGGCAGCTCGACGCCTTCCGCCAGGAGAAGTCCAAGGCGCCGGACGGCCTGTCGTCATATCCGCACCCGCGGTCGATGCCGGACTTCTGGGAGTTCCCGACGGTCTCGATGGGCCTCGGCCCGCTCGGCGCGATCTTCCAGGCGCGCATGAACCGTTACATGGAGGCGCGCGGCATCGCGAACACCTCCAAGTCCCACGTTTGGGCGTTTCTCGGCGACGGCGAGATGGACGAGCCCGAGTCGCTCGGCCAGCTGTCCATCGCCGCGCGCGAGGGCCTGGACAACCTCACCTTCGTCGTCAACTGCAACCTCCAGCGCCTCGACGGGCCGGTACGCGGCAACGGCAAGATCATCCAGGAGCTGGAGTCGCAGTTCCGCGGCGCCGGCTGGAACGTCGTCAAGCTGGTCTGGGACCGCAGCTGGGACCCGCTGCTCGCACAGGACCGCGACGGGGTGCTGGTCAACCAGCTGAACACCACGCCCGACGGACAGTTCCAGACGTACGCCACGGAGACCGGCGCGTACATCCGTGAGCACTTCTTCGGTCACGATTCCCGGCTGCGCGCGATGGTCGAGAACATGACCGACGACCAGATCCTGCACCTGGGCCGCGGCGGTCACGACCACCGGAAGGTCTACGCGGCCTTCGCGGCGGCCAAGGCGCACAAGGGCCAGCCGACCGTGGTCCTCGCCCAGACGGTCAAGGGCTGGACGCTCGGCCCGAACTTCGAGGGCCGCAACGCCACGCACCAGATGAAGAAGCTGACCGTCGCCGACCTCAAGGGTTTCCGCGACCGGCTGCACCTGCCGATCTCCGACAAGGAGCTGGAGTCCGGCGCGCCGCCGTACTACCACCCGGGCCGGAACTCGGAGGAGATCCAGTACATGCACGACCGCCGCAAGGGGCTCGGCGGGTACGTCCCGACGCGCGTCGTGCGGTCGAAGCCGCTCGCACTGCCCGAGGACAAGACGTACGCGAGTGTGAAGAAGGGCTCGGGTCAGCAGTCGATCGCCACGACCATGGCGTTCGTACGGCTGCTCAAGGACCTCATGCGGGACAAGGAGATCGGCAAGCGGTTCGTGCTGATCGCGCCCGACGAGTACCGCACGTTCGGCATGGACTCGTTCTTCCCGAGCGCGAAGATCTACAACCCGCTCGGCCAGCAGTACGAGGCCGTGGACCGCGACCTGCTCCTCGCGTACAAGGAGTCGCCGACCGGGCAGATGCTGCACGACGGCATCTCCGAGGCGGGCTGCACGGCCTCGCTGATCGCGGCCGGATCGGCGTACGCGACACACGGCGAACCGCTCATCCCGGTGTACGTCTTCTACTCGATGTTCGGTTTCCAGCGCACCGGCGACCAGTTCTGGCAGATGGCCGACCAGTTGGCGCGCGGTTTCGTCCTGGGCGCGACCGCCGGCCGTACGACTCTGACCGGTGAGGGTCTGCAGCACGCGGACGGGCACTCGCAGTTGCTCGCCTCGACGAACCCGGGCTGTGTCGCGTACGACCCTGCCTACGGGTTCGAGATCGCGCACATCGTGCAGGACGGGCTGCGGCGGATGTACGGCTCGTCCGACGAGCACCCGCACGGCGAGGACGTCTTCTACTACCTCACCGTCTACAACGAGCCGATCCAGCATCCCGCCGAGCCGGAGGGCGTGGATGTCGACGGCATCCTGAAGGGCATCCACCGCTACGCGGCAGGAACTTCGGGCTCGATTCCTGCGCAGATCATGGCGTCCGGTGTCGCGGTGCCGTGGGCCGTCGAGGCGCAGCGGATCCTCGCCGAGGACTGGAACGTACGGGCCGATGTCTGGTCCGCGACCTCCTGGAACGAGTTGCGGCGCGAGGCCGTCGAGGTGGAGCGGCACAATCTGCTGCACCCCGAGGAGGAGCAGCGGGTTCCTTATGTGACGCGGAAGTTGTCGGGGGCGCAGGGACCGTTCGTGGCCGTCTCCGACTGGATGCGGTCGGTTCCGGACCAGATTTCGCGGTGGGTGCCGGGGACTTACCAGTCGCTGGGTGCCGACGGGTTCGGCTTCGCCGATACTCGGGGGGCCGCTCGGCGTTTCTTCCACATTGACGCGGAGTCGATTGTGGTGGGGGTGCTGACGGAACTCGCGCGGGAGGGGAAGGTCGACCGGTCCGCGTTGAAGCAGGCGATTGATCGGTATCAGTTGTTGGATGTGGCTGCTGCCGATCCGGGTGCCGCCGGGGGAGATGCCTAG
- a CDS encoding DUF3052 domain-containing protein, protein MSATADHAEERTSLAARLGFQPEQVVQEIGFDDDVDQELREAIEEVIGSELMDEEYDDVADAVVLWFRDDDGDLTDALVDATTYVEEGGAVLLLTPKTGRDGYVEPSDIAEAATTAGLSQTKSISVGKDWSGTRLATPKAAKSKR, encoded by the coding sequence GTGAGCGCGACCGCGGACCACGCGGAGGAGCGGACGAGCCTGGCCGCCAGGCTGGGATTCCAGCCCGAGCAGGTGGTCCAGGAGATCGGCTTCGACGACGACGTCGACCAGGAGCTCCGCGAGGCCATTGAAGAAGTCATCGGCAGCGAGCTCATGGACGAGGAGTACGACGACGTCGCCGACGCCGTAGTGCTCTGGTTCCGTGACGACGACGGCGACCTGACGGATGCGCTGGTGGACGCCACCACGTACGTCGAAGAGGGTGGCGCCGTGCTGCTGCTGACGCCGAAGACCGGCCGAGACGGGTATGTGGAGCCCAGCGACATCGCGGAAGCCGCGACGACCGCGGGTCTGTCCCAGACCAAGAGCATCAGCGTGGGGAAGGACTGGAGCGGGACCCGGCTGGCTACGCCGAAGGCGGCCAAGTCGAAGAGGTGA
- a CDS encoding peroxiredoxin: MTIEVGDKAPDFELKDNHGATVRLSDFRGSRGAKNVVLLFYPFAFTGVCTGELCALRDNLPQFSDRDTQLLAVSNDSIHTLRVFAEQEGLEYPLLSDFWPHGEVSRAYGVFAEDKGCAVRGTFVIDKEGIVRWTVVNALPDARDLNEYVTALDTL, translated from the coding sequence ATGACCATCGAGGTCGGCGACAAGGCCCCGGACTTCGAGCTGAAGGACAACCACGGCGCCACCGTGCGGCTCTCGGATTTTCGTGGTTCTCGCGGCGCGAAGAACGTGGTGCTGCTCTTCTACCCCTTCGCCTTCACCGGCGTCTGCACCGGCGAGCTGTGCGCCCTGCGCGACAACCTGCCGCAGTTCTCCGACCGCGACACCCAGCTGCTCGCCGTCTCGAACGACTCCATCCACACCCTGCGCGTCTTCGCCGAGCAGGAGGGCCTGGAGTACCCACTGCTGTCCGACTTCTGGCCGCACGGCGAGGTCTCGCGCGCGTACGGCGTCTTCGCCGAGGACAAGGGCTGCGCGGTGCGCGGCACCTTCGTCATCGACAAGGAGGGCATCGTCCGCTGGACCGTCGTCAACGCCCTGCCGGACGCCCGTGACCTGAACGAGTACGTGACGGCGCTCGACACCCTGTGA
- a CDS encoding TerD family protein, with the protein MGVSLSKGGNVSLSKEAPGLTAVIIGLGWDIRTTTGTDFDLDASAILTNAEGKVSSDANFVFFNNLKSPDGSVEHTGDNTTGEGEGDDEQIKVNLAGVPADIEKIVFPVSIYDAENRQQSFGQVRNAFIRVVNQAGEAEIARYDLSEDASTETAMVFGELYRHGAEWKFRAIGQGYASGLRGIAQDFGVNV; encoded by the coding sequence GTGGGAGTCAGCCTCAGCAAGGGCGGCAATGTTTCGCTGTCGAAGGAGGCCCCGGGACTGACCGCGGTCATCATCGGTCTGGGGTGGGACATCCGCACCACCACCGGTACCGACTTCGACCTGGACGCCAGCGCCATCCTGACGAACGCGGAGGGCAAGGTCAGCAGTGACGCCAACTTCGTGTTCTTCAACAACCTGAAGAGCCCCGACGGCTCGGTCGAGCACACCGGTGACAACACCACCGGTGAGGGCGAGGGCGACGACGAGCAGATCAAGGTCAACCTCGCCGGCGTCCCGGCCGACATCGAGAAGATCGTCTTCCCGGTCTCGATCTACGACGCCGAGAACCGCCAGCAGTCGTTCGGCCAGGTGCGCAACGCGTTCATCCGCGTCGTGAACCAGGCCGGCGAGGCGGAGATCGCCCGGTACGACCTTTCCGAGGACGCCTCCACGGAGACCGCGATGGTCTTCGGTGAGCTGTACCGCCACGGCGCGGAGTGGAAGTTCCGTGCCATCGGCCAGGGGTATGCCTCGGGTCTGCGCGGTATCGCGCAGGACTTCGGCGTCAACGTCTGA
- a CDS encoding TerD family protein has translation MGVTLAKGGNVSLSKAAPNLTQVLIGLGWDARSTTGADFDLDASALLCNSGRVLGDEWFIFYNQLKSPDGSVEHTGDNLTGEGDGDDESILIDLSKVPANVDKIVFPVSIHDADNRGQTFGQVSNAFIRVVNQADGQELARYDLSEDASTETAMIFGEVYRYGNEWKFRAVGQGYASGLRGIALDFGVNVS, from the coding sequence ATGGGCGTCACGCTCGCCAAGGGGGGCAATGTCTCCCTCTCCAAGGCCGCACCGAACCTCACGCAGGTGTTGATCGGGCTCGGCTGGGACGCGCGCTCGACCACCGGAGCAGACTTCGACCTCGATGCCAGCGCGCTGCTGTGCAACTCGGGGCGGGTGCTCGGTGACGAGTGGTTCATCTTCTACAACCAGCTCAAGAGCCCCGACGGCTCGGTCGAGCACACCGGTGACAACCTCACGGGTGAGGGCGACGGCGACGACGAGTCGATCCTGATCGACCTCTCCAAGGTGCCGGCCAACGTGGACAAGATCGTCTTCCCGGTCTCGATCCACGACGCCGACAACCGCGGCCAGACCTTCGGCCAGGTCAGCAACGCGTTCATCCGCGTCGTCAACCAGGCCGACGGCCAGGAGCTCGCCCGCTACGACCTCTCCGAGGACGCCTCCACGGAGACCGCGATGATCTTCGGCGAGGTCTACCGCTACGGCAACGAGTGGAAGTTCCGGGCGGTGGGCCAGGGCTACGCGTCGGGGCTGCGGGGCATCGCCCTGGACTTCGGGGTCAACGTTTCGTAG
- a CDS encoding DUF475 domain-containing protein, with amino-acid sequence MVLKTFGWSFAVTAIGLVAAVLIDGWTAFGIVLILSILEISLSFDNAVVNAGILKKMSPFWQRIFLTVGILIAVFGMRLVFPVVIVAISASLGPIEAVDLALNDADRYQELVTDAHPSIAAFGGMFLLMIFLDFIFEDRDIKWLGWLERPLAKLGKVDMLSACIALIVLLITALALAPKAHLHAGSADKAETVLLSGIAGLITYLVVGGLSGFFENRLEEAEEREHEEEEEAKRSGKQVSAGALVGKAAFFMFLYLEVLDASFSFDGVIGAFAITNDIILMALGLGIGAMYVRSLTVYLVRQGTLDDYVYLEHGAHYAIGALAGILLITIRFEVNEIVTGLIGVVLIAWSFWSSVRRNRAIAAAEGKAEASDDKTEVSSGV; translated from the coding sequence GTGGTTCTGAAAACCTTCGGCTGGTCGTTCGCGGTCACCGCGATCGGCTTGGTCGCAGCGGTGCTGATCGACGGATGGACCGCGTTCGGGATCGTGCTGATCCTGTCGATCCTCGAGATCTCGCTGTCCTTCGACAACGCGGTGGTCAACGCCGGAATCCTGAAGAAGATGAGCCCGTTCTGGCAGCGCATCTTCCTCACCGTCGGCATCCTGATCGCCGTCTTCGGAATGCGGCTGGTCTTCCCTGTCGTGATCGTCGCGATCAGCGCCTCGCTCGGCCCCATCGAGGCGGTCGACCTGGCGCTGAACGACGCGGACCGCTATCAGGAACTGGTCACGGACGCCCACCCGTCGATCGCGGCCTTCGGTGGCATGTTCCTGCTCATGATCTTCCTCGACTTCATCTTCGAGGACCGTGACATCAAGTGGCTCGGCTGGCTGGAGCGCCCGCTCGCCAAGCTCGGCAAGGTCGACATGCTGTCGGCCTGCATCGCGTTGATCGTCCTGCTGATCACCGCGCTGGCCCTCGCCCCGAAGGCCCACCTGCACGCCGGGTCCGCCGACAAGGCGGAGACGGTCCTGCTCTCCGGCATCGCCGGCCTCATCACGTATCTGGTCGTCGGCGGGCTCTCCGGCTTCTTCGAGAACCGTCTCGAGGAAGCGGAGGAGCGCGAGCACGAGGAAGAGGAGGAGGCCAAGCGCAGCGGCAAGCAGGTCTCCGCGGGGGCACTCGTCGGCAAGGCCGCCTTCTTCATGTTCCTGTACCTCGAAGTCCTGGACGCGTCGTTCTCCTTCGACGGCGTCATCGGCGCCTTCGCCATCACGAACGACATCATCCTGATGGCCCTCGGCCTCGGCATCGGCGCCATGTACGTCCGGTCGCTCACGGTCTACCTGGTCCGCCAGGGCACCCTCGACGACTACGTCTACCTGGAGCACGGCGCCCACTACGCCATCGGCGCCCTCGCCGGGATCCTTCTCATCACGATCCGCTTCGAGGTCAACGAGATCGTCACCGGCCTCATCGGTGTCGTCCTGATCGCCTGGTCCTTCTGGTCCTCCGTGCGCCGCAACCGAGCGATCGCGGCCGCCGAGGGAAAAGCTGAGGCCTCGGACGACAAGACCGAAGTCTCGTCCGGGGTGTGA
- a CDS encoding Tellurium resistance produces the protein MSFWESLWRGRSMQFDSGSAATNAIELTKRNQTISLTKQGAATGNLRINLSWRMRTSDIGGPQRGSLLRHPFKAFKPEVVQAHTQSMVNVDLDLGCMYELADGSKGVVQPLGGFLGELNEAPYVKLSGDDRFGSGSGETIFVNLDHREQIKRLLVFVYIYDQTPAFDRTHAIVTLFPSNGPRIEIGLDERHSQARSCAVVMIENVKNELVVRREVKFVYGFQAELDRLYGWGLQWGRGYKSKADR, from the coding sequence ATGAGCTTCTGGGAAAGTTTGTGGCGCGGGCGGTCGATGCAATTCGACTCGGGCAGCGCGGCGACCAACGCCATCGAACTGACCAAACGGAACCAGACCATCTCGCTCACCAAACAGGGCGCCGCCACCGGCAACCTCCGCATCAACCTGTCCTGGCGGATGCGCACCTCCGACATAGGCGGGCCGCAGCGGGGCAGCCTGCTGCGCCACCCCTTCAAGGCGTTCAAGCCGGAAGTGGTGCAGGCACACACCCAGAGCATGGTCAACGTCGACCTCGACCTGGGCTGCATGTACGAGCTCGCGGACGGCAGCAAGGGCGTCGTCCAGCCGCTGGGCGGCTTCCTGGGCGAACTCAACGAGGCGCCCTACGTGAAGCTCAGCGGCGACGACCGCTTCGGCTCCGGCTCGGGCGAGACGATCTTCGTCAACCTCGACCACCGCGAGCAGATCAAACGGCTCCTGGTCTTCGTCTACATCTACGACCAGACCCCCGCCTTCGACCGTACGCACGCCATCGTGACGCTCTTCCCGAGCAACGGCCCCCGGATCGAGATCGGCCTCGACGAGCGGCACTCCCAGGCCAGGTCCTGCGCGGTGGTCATGATCGAGAACGTCAAGAACGAACTGGTCGTGCGCCGCGAGGTGAAGTTCGTGTACGGCTTCCAGGCCGAGCTCGACCGGCTCTACGGCTGGGGACTCCAGTGGGGACGCGGCTACAAGTCGAAAGCCGACCGCTGA
- a CDS encoding TerD family protein gives MTHAMLKGSNVPLDATAVRAVLRWTPGRGVPDVDASALLLGPDGRVRSDEDFVFYNQPRHPSGKVWRLGKKRVNEGLAEGLTDTIQSDLAGLDNGVGRILLVASAEDVTFDRVNDLRILLYDATLGDSEPLAYFDIRPQTGKETVLIGGELYRRGEGWKFRALGEGYKNGLKGLASDYGISVDESENADQQVSALPALPALPGPPVGAQPLPQPLPPEAATQLPPMPQQPAYGYPPAAAGPDPTRQQPPATQPAYGYPQPTSQPAYGYPPTAPAQPAAATAHSGYGYPQPVTPLPDPDFRLPPQGPQFIGR, from the coding sequence ATGACGCACGCGATGCTGAAGGGGTCGAACGTCCCGCTGGACGCCACCGCGGTGCGCGCCGTGCTGCGCTGGACGCCGGGACGGGGTGTCCCGGACGTGGATGCCTCCGCGCTGCTCCTCGGCCCCGACGGCCGTGTGCGGTCCGACGAGGACTTCGTCTTCTACAACCAGCCCCGGCATCCCTCGGGCAAGGTCTGGCGACTCGGCAAGAAGCGCGTGAACGAGGGTCTCGCCGAGGGCCTCACGGACACGATTCAGTCGGATCTGGCGGGCCTTGACAATGGAGTGGGCCGGATTCTCCTTGTCGCTTCGGCCGAGGACGTCACCTTCGACCGGGTCAACGACCTGCGGATCCTGCTGTACGACGCCACGCTCGGGGACTCCGAACCGCTGGCGTACTTCGACATCAGGCCGCAGACCGGCAAGGAGACCGTGCTGATCGGCGGCGAGCTGTACCGGCGCGGCGAGGGCTGGAAGTTCCGGGCGCTCGGCGAGGGCTACAAGAACGGCCTGAAGGGTCTGGCATCGGACTACGGCATCTCGGTGGACGAGTCCGAGAACGCGGACCAGCAGGTGTCCGCGCTGCCCGCGCTGCCCGCGCTGCCCGGTCCGCCCGTCGGCGCGCAGCCGTTGCCGCAGCCCCTGCCGCCCGAGGCGGCCACTCAGCTGCCCCCGATGCCCCAGCAGCCGGCGTACGGCTATCCCCCGGCCGCCGCAGGCCCTGACCCCACTCGGCAGCAGCCGCCCGCCACCCAGCCCGCGTACGGCTACCCGCAGCCCACCAGCCAGCCCGCCTACGGCTACCCGCCCACGGCCCCGGCCCAGCCCGCCGCGGCAACAGCCCACTCCGGCTACGGCTACCCCCAGCCGGTGACCCCGCTCCCCGACCCGGACTTCCGGCTCCCCCCGCAAGGACCGCAGTTCATCGGCCGATAG
- a CDS encoding HpcH/HpaI aldolase/citrate lyase family protein: MRHFGHITSEVRERLFHQEPCVFTADSPARVLAVALGATLYSPATRPRLADDIVKQTGRGVVSMVLCLEDSIDDAEVPVAEENLVRQFAVLAERCPETELPLLFVRVRAPEQIPDLVRRLGESVRLLSGFVLPKFTEERGIPFLEALTAAEAASGRRLFAMPVLESPDLLYRESRAETLAGIFRAVDKYRDRVLALRLGVTDFCASYGLRRAPDMTAYDVQIVASVIADVVNVLGRADGTGFTVTGPVWEYFRVQERMFKPQLRRSPFTPEAEDLRNLLIEHDMDGLLREISLDRANGLQGKTCIHPSHVPPVHALSVVSHEEFSDAQDILRPERGGGGVLRSAYTNKMNEVKPHRAWAERTLQRAEAFGVANEDIGFVELLAAGIPG; the protein is encoded by the coding sequence ATGCGTCATTTCGGGCACATCACCTCTGAGGTGCGGGAACGCCTCTTCCACCAGGAGCCGTGCGTCTTCACCGCGGACTCCCCGGCCCGGGTACTCGCCGTGGCCCTCGGCGCCACCCTCTACAGTCCTGCCACCAGGCCGAGGCTGGCCGACGACATCGTGAAGCAGACCGGGCGCGGTGTCGTCTCGATGGTGCTCTGTCTGGAGGACTCGATCGACGACGCGGAGGTTCCCGTAGCCGAGGAGAACCTGGTCCGGCAATTCGCCGTCCTGGCCGAACGCTGCCCGGAAACCGAGCTTCCGCTGCTCTTCGTCCGTGTGAGAGCGCCCGAGCAGATCCCCGACCTGGTCCGGCGGCTCGGCGAGTCGGTCCGGCTCCTGTCCGGATTTGTACTGCCGAAGTTCACCGAGGAGCGGGGTATCCCGTTCCTGGAGGCGCTCACCGCGGCCGAGGCCGCGAGCGGACGACGGCTCTTCGCGATGCCCGTCCTGGAATCGCCCGATCTGCTGTACCGGGAGTCCCGGGCGGAGACCCTCGCCGGCATCTTCCGGGCCGTGGACAAGTACCGCGACCGCGTGCTCGCGCTGCGGCTCGGCGTCACCGACTTCTGCGCGTCGTACGGACTGCGCAGGGCGCCCGACATGACCGCGTACGACGTGCAGATCGTCGCCTCCGTGATCGCGGACGTGGTGAACGTGCTCGGGCGGGCCGACGGCACCGGATTCACCGTGACCGGGCCCGTGTGGGAGTACTTCCGGGTCCAGGAGCGCATGTTCAAGCCGCAGCTGCGGCGCAGCCCCTTCACCCCGGAGGCCGAGGACCTGCGCAACCTGCTGATCGAGCACGACATGGACGGCCTGCTGCGGGAGATCTCCCTCGACCGGGCCAACGGACTGCAGGGCAAGACCTGCATCCACCCCTCCCACGTCCCGCCCGTGCACGCGCTGTCCGTCGTCAGCCACGAGGAGTTCAGCGACGCCCAGGACATCCTGCGGCCCGAGCGGGGCGGCGGGGGCGTGCTGCGGTCCGCGTACACGAACAAGATGAACGAGGTGAAGCCGCACCGCGCCTGGGCCGAGCGCACCCTCCAGCGAGCCGAGGCCTTCGGCGTCGCGAACGAGGACATCGGCTTCGTGGAACTGCTCGCCGCGGGAATCCCCGGCTGA